One stretch of Enterobacter sp. RHBSTW-00994 DNA includes these proteins:
- a CDS encoding phage tail protein — MPIKGLEQAIENLSSISKTAVPRASAQAVNRVASRAVSRSVAVVSKDTRVPRKLIKQRARIRRATASKPRALIRVNRGNLPAIKLGTASLRLSRRKRDKKGANSVLRIGPFRFPGGFIQQLKNGRWHVMRRTAKPRYPIEVVSIPLAAPLTTAFKDELPKLMETDMPKELRASLNNQLRLILTR, encoded by the coding sequence ATGCCCATTAAAGGTCTTGAGCAGGCGATCGAAAATCTCAGTAGCATCAGTAAAACGGCTGTTCCGAGGGCATCTGCACAGGCTGTTAACCGAGTGGCAAGCCGGGCGGTCAGCCGCAGTGTGGCCGTGGTGTCAAAAGATACCCGCGTACCACGAAAGCTGATCAAGCAGCGGGCCAGGATAAGACGGGCGACGGCAAGCAAGCCACGGGCACTTATTCGGGTAAACCGTGGCAACCTTCCCGCCATTAAACTTGGGACCGCCAGTCTACGTTTGTCCCGCAGAAAACGCGACAAGAAAGGGGCTAACAGCGTACTGAGGATCGGCCCGTTTCGCTTCCCTGGTGGATTCATCCAGCAACTGAAAAATGGGCGCTGGCATGTTATGCGCCGAACAGCCAAACCACGTTATCCGATCGAAGTCGTCAGTATTCCACTTGCCGCTCCTTTAACTACTGCTTTCAAAGATGAGCTACCGAAGCTCATGGAAACAGACATGCCCAAAGAACTTCGGGCATCCCTTAATAACCAACTCAGGTTAATTCTGACACGATGA
- a CDS encoding phage minor tail U family protein, whose protein sequence is MKHSDIRQTIIDALEGVIGSEVIYFDGRPAVLEDGDFPVIAVYLTDAEYTGDELDADTWQASLHIEVFLPAQVPDSELDAWMESRIYPVLGNIPELAQLLTNMVQQGFDYQRDEDLGLWSSADLKYTITYEM, encoded by the coding sequence ATGAAACACAGTGATATCCGACAGACCATTATTGATGCGCTGGAAGGCGTTATTGGTAGTGAAGTTATTTATTTTGACGGGCGGCCAGCTGTGCTGGAGGACGGCGATTTCCCTGTCATTGCCGTCTATCTGACAGATGCGGAATACACCGGGGATGAGCTGGATGCGGATACCTGGCAGGCCTCGCTGCATATTGAAGTCTTTCTTCCGGCACAGGTTCCTGATTCTGAACTGGATGCATGGATGGAGTCTCGCATTTATCCGGTTCTGGGGAATATTCCGGAACTTGCGCAGCTCCTTACCAACATGGTGCAGCAGGGGTTTGACTACCAGCGCGATGAGGATCTCGGTCTTTGGAGCTCTGCCGATCTGAAATATACCATTACATACGAAATGTGA
- a CDS encoding phage tail protein has product MTTPNPLAPTKGAGTTLWVYNGTGDPYTNPVSDVDWLRLAKIKDLQPGELTAESEDDTYIDDINADWTSTAQGQKSAGETSFTLAWKPGESGQQELVVWFDEGTVRGYKIKYPNGTVDVFRGWLSSLGKTVTAKEVMTRTVKITNNGKPSLAEDSSSPVIGVTGITLDKTTAVVATGSTTELVVSVLPASASDTSFRVATSDPSKATVVAAGTTLTITGVDAGTAEVIVMTNDGNFVAICEVTVS; this is encoded by the coding sequence ATGACCACACCAAACCCGCTGGCCCCGACCAAAGGGGCCGGAACCACACTCTGGGTGTATAACGGAACGGGCGATCCCTATACCAATCCGGTTTCTGATGTTGACTGGCTTCGCCTGGCAAAAATTAAAGATTTGCAGCCTGGCGAACTGACGGCTGAGTCCGAGGATGACACATACATCGATGATATTAATGCCGACTGGACCTCAACGGCACAGGGGCAGAAATCAGCCGGTGAAACCAGCTTTACTCTTGCCTGGAAGCCCGGTGAAAGCGGCCAGCAGGAGCTGGTTGTCTGGTTCGATGAAGGAACCGTCCGGGGATACAAAATTAAGTATCCGAATGGCACTGTTGATGTGTTCAGAGGCTGGCTCAGCAGCCTTGGCAAAACTGTGACGGCAAAGGAGGTCATGACCCGGACCGTAAAAATCACCAATAACGGCAAACCTTCTCTCGCAGAAGACAGTTCTTCCCCGGTTATTGGGGTAACGGGGATCACGCTCGATAAAACGACTGCAGTCGTGGCGACGGGTTCGACCACTGAACTGGTGGTTTCGGTGCTGCCTGCAAGCGCGTCGGATACTTCGTTCCGGGTTGCCACGTCAGACCCGTCAAAAGCGACCGTTGTGGCAGCCGGTACAACCCTGACCATCACCGGGGTGGATGCAGGGACCGCAGAAGTTATTGTCATGACCAACGACGGTAACTTTGTGGCGATCTGCGAAGTGACGGTTTCCTGA
- a CDS encoding phage minor tail protein G, giving the protein MFLKTDTLERNGNSVTLYQLSALQRIEHLEYLKKIESLEEGDFQKAITLTVENGAFLTAMSLWHAHPLKGTLPEGAAAEVAKIKAEVMQTWPTEMIAEADFKVKLLSGMIAPPEEGLAEDGKEPAEPVTAEKPSPAS; this is encoded by the coding sequence ATGTTCCTTAAAACCGACACGCTTGAGCGAAACGGTAATAGTGTGACGCTGTACCAGTTATCTGCCCTGCAGCGTATTGAGCATCTCGAATACCTTAAAAAGATTGAGTCCCTCGAAGAGGGGGATTTTCAGAAAGCCATCACGCTGACGGTGGAGAACGGCGCATTCCTGACAGCAATGTCGCTCTGGCACGCACACCCCCTGAAAGGGACGCTGCCGGAAGGTGCTGCTGCAGAAGTGGCAAAAATTAAGGCTGAAGTGATGCAGACCTGGCCGACAGAAATGATTGCCGAAGCCGATTTTAAGGTGAAACTGTTGTCCGGCATGATTGCGCCTCCGGAGGAAGGTCTTGCGGAAGACGGTAAGGAGCCTGCTGAGCCCGTTACGGCGGAAAAGCCCTCGCCAGCGAGCTGA